Within Carassius gibelio isolate Cgi1373 ecotype wild population from Czech Republic chromosome A16, carGib1.2-hapl.c, whole genome shotgun sequence, the genomic segment ATATATCAGCATGTACTTTAGTTTATGAGTCAACCCCCTTTTTTCAATCATTGAAACTCACACTTAGCATGAAATGTTCCATAGCATGAATCAGCTGAGGATGAGTATGAAGCCATATGCCAGAAGAATGGACAGTGGAGTCCTGTTATCCCCTGTGAACGTgagaaaatgtcttcttttaataCCTTCTTGTCTTGATTCCTGAACaactagctttttttttattgacataggctaattatttattatacctgaccatttttctccctctctctaatCTTTAGAATTAAATAGGCtgttatatacagtaaatgatGTGATGCGATGTTACAAGCTCACAAAACTTAACATAGACTTGTGGCATACAATTGGATGCACACCCAAAGTACAATGTCCAGAAAATATTTGGAAGCTCAGTAGGTTTGGAGACCCATCCGAAATGCAGGAAGCTGAAAATGTTTGTGTCATAAAAAAAgcacttgttttgttttcctccttaGCTGTGGATTGCGGCATTCCAGAGCTTCCTGAATTAATGGAGCTATCAGAAAAAGAGCCGTCAACAACTTATCTGAACCAGATCAGTCTTAAGTGTGAAAATGAATATTATCAACTGGATAAAAATGGTGAGATGTGTATGGTTTATGTGAACTATGATGTAATGTTtaccaaaatattaatttctctATCTTCGCTTTCCTCAGGTAATTTGACCTGTAATGCTGATGGTAACTGGGTGTCTGAGAGTGGTCAAAAATTAACAGATGATTTGCCTAAATGTGAACCAGGTACTCGTTCATTTTCTGAATACACCTATAAAGTATAAACCCAGATATACTCTATCTTACATATCTCTTTTTCATGCAtttcttatttctctctctttctcttttagtATGTGGAATTAATACAGACGCCTTTTTTGGTGGAAGAGTCTATGGTGGGAAGCCAGCATTAATTAAACAGATTCCCTGGCAGCTCTTTCATAAGAAAAGTCCCAGAGGTGGTGCATCTTTAATCAGTGATTACTGGGCTCTAACAGCAGCTCATGTAGTGGATGGATACGAAACGACCACCATGAATTGGTTAGGGGCAATAGTTGATGGTAAAAGCCAAAACCCAGTCTCTATGGAAACTGAGAAGATCATAATTCACCCAAATTATCAAAAAGTTGGTAGAGATTCTCCATCTAACTATGATAATGATATTGCACTCATCAAAATGTCTGCCAGGGTGCCTATAGGTCCACACATAAGGCCAGTGTGTCTCCCAGAGAAAGCAAATGAACCTGTGAAGGAGGGCACAATCTCAGGTTTCGGAAGAATTAAAGACGAAAAAAGTAGTAGATATCTGCTTTATGGACATGTCCAGATACATCCACTTGGTGAATGTCATTCAGAGGGTTTGCCTGTCACCGATAACATGATCTGTGCCGGAGGAGACGAAGTAGACAGTTGTCAAGGGGACAGTGGAGGCCCTTTGTTTTCTCCTGTTCTGGGCTATGGGTCTCCAGACAAGCCTTATCGTCTTACAGGCATTGTTTCATGGGGTCCTCTTGGATGTGGGAATAAAAACCTTAAGGGCTTCTATACTAAAGTCCAGAATTACCTGGATTGGATCAAGGAAACCAttgaaaaaaactcaaaataataTACACCTACATCAGTGGTTAACTGTAACACACCAATAAAGTTACTCTATTTTCATGAATAATTCAGaacttttatatttcttttatacTCACCAATAAAACCATTTTCCCATATAAGGAATTTCAGCCTCTTATTTCCTATTTTATATCAAATGTTCTATTTTTGTCTAATGTTAACAACATTACACTAATTTCAAAGGTAATCCAGCAGGTAAAGTGCTCATGCCTGTCACATCTCTCTTTTCTTTCATGTGATTTTCATGTTGCAGTTGGTGCCTTTCCAGATTAGTGTCCCTCTTCAGCCAAATCAAACAAAACTGACTTTTTAAAGGTTTTCCACCTTTGTTGCGTCTCATGTGAAACAGCGAAaatttattaattatgatttatttcCTCAGAACTGCTTTAGAAATGCCTTTGTTGTATCTGACAAGGATGGAAACATCTGATAATCTGCatgaaagattcattaaaaatgatCTCTGTAGACTTTAACCCTTACTGTTTGAGTAAACAGGTTTAAAATGCACAGTTTACAGGGAAAGTactcacatctctctctctctttcttctgccATAGCCAAATCAAACAAGTTTACCTTTTCTGATGACTTTTAGACTCTTGTTCTCTCATATGTGATTGTTCAACACATAAACTTTATCACAAGAAAATTTGGTGACTGCATTAACAGTCAAACGGCTACTGAAATCTGCATACTCATTATGGATGGAATACATCTAATAATTTGGTAAgttgtttttagattttattctTCAAATTTGCATATACTGCAAAACAGAATTGTTTGATTAATTTTATAAGTCATTGATCGATTTCAACATTTCATAACAATCTCCTAACATCCCATGTGTATTTAGTCTATTAACTAAATTATTCAAGCAACACGACTCATTATgatctttttctgttttctgctGAAACACTGATTCAGCCTGCTGTGGGCATGTGTgaatatgtgtgagtgtgagccAGCCATGTTTGGGGAGGTGTCTTCTCCACAGTATCCTCAACCATATCCACCAAATTTCCAGCAGCAATGGGACCTGGAGGTGCCGCAGGGCTACCAGATCCAGTTAACGTTCAATCACCTGGACATTGAGTCCTCTCCAGACTGTTATTATGATTCAGTCTCGGTTAGTGACGCTTCAACTTAGAACTTCAGTATCATGTGGATGTCTTCATGTAAATTACACAATGAGTGTTGTGACCTTGGAGTTGCTCAATCTACTGCGTTGTATTTTGTGTTGTGGGAAAACAACTCCAGAGAAAGTTTAAGAAATTAGGTTTAAGATGTCATTGTGACTACATTTGGCTTTATAAGACATTTATTAATCAAAGCCTATTTAGTGTCTGATACATCAGCACATTTTTCTATGTGCAGGTTGTATCTGATAATAAGGTTCTAGGGAAGTTTTGTGGCCAGAATTCCACAGACAGGTTACACCCGGGTGACAAGCCCATCTTGGCTCCTCGTAACCGTCTGCAGCTGGTTTTTCTAACAGATGACTCAAATCACGAGTTACACTTGGGATTCACCGCTTTCTATCAGGCTGTTGGTAAGTTAAATACATATTTGAAGCACATTGCAATATTgattaatattgtattatattgtacatTTGATCATAGCTGTTTTTTCATcaacaaattttaataaaaaaattgggaAACAGGGGGAAAAAGGGCGAATtatgatatattaaaaaaaaatcttaagacgATATGCACAAAACTGAATAAACTGCATTcccaaaaatctaatttaaaaagataaatttACAACTTTGGATATAAACTTATACTATCTACAGTAGGGGTGCCCAACTGTGTCcctggagatctaccttcctgcagagtttagctccaatcctgatcaaacacacatgaaccaCACATGCACTTACATTACatacaggt encodes:
- the c1s.2 gene encoding complement C1s subcomponent — protein: MKVKVQKERALTLLNMIVFCVIVLLFPVCGSVLSTGWVQSPGHPRGYDPYSNLTWKKCASTGHKITLTLIHLDLEESFECEDDALKLFADEVLLFNLCGRKSMRELQSSVNPFLHSSPGGCLSVSFLTDYSNTERHTGFRGFYTIKDVDECKDPENECTQLCNNYIGGYRCFCRPGYTLDSDKHTCQVSCSEDHTGSQEGVLMSPDWPEPYPENSVCSYTLAVEEGLQFELTFMGVFDVEKENGQCIDSLTIKPLYGGVQTFCGRDVPPSLLTRSQRVEIIFRTDHKGANRGFSLSYKTRGMKCTGPVTPKSSLNPQHAEYPTGYKVTVKCDKGHVLKSHESAEDEYEAICQKNGQWSPVIPCEPVDCGIPELPELMELSEKEPSTTYLNQISLKCENEYYQLDKNGNLTCNADGNWVSESGQKLTDDLPKCEPVCGINTDAFFGGRVYGGKPALIKQIPWQLFHKKSPRGGASLISDYWALTAAHVVDGYETTTMNWLGAIVDGKSQNPVSMETEKIIIHPNYQKVGRDSPSNYDNDIALIKMSARVPIGPHIRPVCLPEKANEPVKEGTISGFGRIKDEKSSRYLLYGHVQIHPLGECHSEGLPVTDNMICAGGDEVDSCQGDSGGPLFSPVLGYGSPDKPYRLTGIVSWGPLGCGNKNLKGFYTKVQNYLDWIKETIEKNSK